From the genome of Geoglobus ahangari, one region includes:
- a CDS encoding [protein ADP-ribosylglutamate] hydrolase, whose amino-acid sequence MKPEVVLRFSGVEVRLVQGDITKYPAEAIVNAANRHLEHGGGVAYAIARACAGNAAEYTRISKEAMREQVGRDYIEHGEVVVTPAMRLEENGIRYVIHTVGPICRGKWGESYEEKLRLAFLGPLKKAEELGLKSIAFPAVSAGIYGCPLEMVVETFLKVVEEFSEEARNLKVVALVIYDSESLQKAKSVFEKRL is encoded by the coding sequence ATGAAGCCCGAAGTCGTCCTGAGGTTCAGCGGCGTTGAGGTGAGGCTCGTTCAGGGGGACATTACCAAGTACCCAGCTGAGGCGATCGTCAACGCGGCAAACAGGCACTTGGAGCACGGTGGTGGAGTGGCGTATGCCATAGCGAGGGCGTGTGCTGGGAATGCCGCTGAATACACGAGGATCAGCAAGGAGGCGATGAGGGAGCAGGTCGGCAGGGACTACATCGAGCACGGAGAGGTTGTTGTAACGCCAGCGATGAGGCTCGAGGAGAACGGGATAAGGTACGTCATCCACACAGTCGGGCCAATATGCAGGGGGAAGTGGGGGGAGAGCTACGAGGAGAAGCTCAGACTCGCGTTCCTTGGCCCGCTGAAAAAGGCCGAGGAGCTCGGATTGAAGAGCATAGCATTTCCGGCTGTGAGCGCTGGCATTTATGGATGCCCACTCGAGATGGTGGTCGAGACCTTTCTGAAGGTCGTGGAGGAGTTCTCAGAAGAGGCAAGGAACCTGAAGGTGGTTGCGCTGGTCATATACGACAGCGAGTCCCTCCAGAAGGCCAAGAGTGTGTTTGAGAAGCGCCTATAA
- the larB gene encoding nickel pincer cofactor biosynthesis protein LarB, with the protein MKEIEELLKKLDGKTISKIFLERLAEGINLDHMRHLRAGKPEAVLAEFKTVDEVVEIAKKCVSEKRPVLFTRVTAEQSTALSELGLAINERARTARHMRLEEESGKVAIFAAGTSDIPVAEEAKETAEFLGMEVLRFYDVGVAGIHRLIEPLEVLSKEDVDSVIVVAGMEGALPSVVAGLVDLPVIAVPTSVGYGTSLKGFTALFSMLQSCSSGVAVVNIDNGFGAAVFAHLISKRVRKKRL; encoded by the coding sequence ATGAAGGAAATTGAGGAGCTGCTTAAAAAGCTGGATGGAAAGACAATATCCAAAATTTTTCTTGAGAGGTTAGCTGAGGGCATTAACCTCGACCACATGAGGCACCTCAGGGCAGGAAAGCCAGAGGCCGTGCTCGCGGAGTTCAAAACGGTTGACGAGGTTGTCGAGATAGCGAAAAAGTGCGTGTCCGAAAAAAGGCCCGTCCTCTTCACAAGGGTTACTGCGGAGCAGTCCACAGCACTCTCAGAGCTCGGGCTCGCTATCAACGAGAGGGCGAGGACGGCAAGGCACATGAGGCTCGAGGAGGAGTCAGGAAAGGTTGCAATTTTCGCTGCCGGCACGTCGGACATTCCCGTGGCGGAGGAGGCGAAGGAAACTGCAGAGTTTCTCGGGATGGAGGTGCTCAGGTTCTACGATGTTGGTGTTGCAGGAATACACAGGCTCATAGAGCCACTCGAGGTGCTTTCGAAAGAGGACGTGGACTCGGTGATCGTGGTTGCAGGGATGGAGGGTGCGCTGCCGTCAGTTGTTGCAGGTCTCGTTGACCTGCCTGTCATTGCGGTTCCAACGTCTGTGGGTTACGGAACAAGCCTGAAGGGCTTTACAGCCCTATTCTCAATGCTCCAGAGCTGCTCATCGGGGGTTGCGGTCGTCAACATAGACAACGGCTTCGGCGCGGCCGTTTTTGCCCACCTGATCTCGAAGAGGGTCAGGAAAAAGAGGTTATAG
- the trpC gene encoding indole-3-glycerol phosphate synthase TrpC: MRKYLSKMIKLRKQEGLNAVIAEIKVHSPRHGDMLRGRSVFDILKAYERCDVAGISYITEEKHFRGSFETFREICRNTDLPVLRKDFVTSVDEVERTAEADGSALLLIARVLGDRTAELVDVCHDHGIEALVEVHSRDDASIAIETGARLIGINNRDISRLELDDGSVEVTETIAPLLKTPALKVSESGISSLEHLARALKHADAVLVGTAFMLADDLEGKVREFVRGGGDA, encoded by the coding sequence ATGAGAAAATACCTATCAAAAATGATTAAGCTTAGGAAACAGGAGGGACTCAACGCGGTGATAGCCGAGATCAAGGTGCACTCCCCGAGGCACGGGGATATGCTGAGGGGAAGGAGCGTTTTCGACATCCTTAAAGCGTATGAGAGGTGCGATGTGGCCGGGATATCCTACATCACGGAGGAGAAGCACTTCAGGGGGAGCTTCGAGACGTTCAGGGAGATCTGCAGGAACACGGACCTGCCCGTTCTGAGGAAAGACTTCGTAACGAGTGTTGATGAGGTGGAGAGGACGGCTGAGGCTGACGGCTCGGCACTGCTGCTTATAGCCAGAGTTCTCGGCGACAGAACTGCGGAGTTAGTGGACGTTTGCCACGACCACGGGATCGAGGCCCTCGTCGAGGTGCACTCCAGAGATGACGCGAGCATCGCAATCGAAACCGGTGCCAGGCTGATCGGGATAAACAACAGGGACATCTCGAGGCTCGAGCTCGACGACGGGAGCGTGGAGGTCACCGAGACGATCGCTCCCCTGCTGAAAACTCCGGCCTTGAAGGTCAGCGAGAGCGGAATCTCCAGCCTTGAGCACCTGGCCCGCGCTTTGAAGCATGCAGACGCCGTTCTTGTTGGAACGGCTTTCATGTTAGCTGATGATCTGGAAGGAAAGGTGAGGGAGTTTGTGAGGGGTGGTGGGGATGCTTGA
- the trpD gene encoding anthranilate phosphoribosyltransferase — MLEHVLSSERMTFDEAYRAFSSLFDENPYRIAGFLSALEVRGYGAEEIAGFARAMVDQAVRLNLGEVMDVVGTGGDGMATINVSTATAIILSLFTRVAKHGNRSVTSKSGSADFLERAGVRIVLDPGEVRRMIEKTNFTFLFAPLYHPSLSRVMPVRKSLGIRTVFNILGPLANPARPRRILLGVSDERIAEKIAVALSMLGVERAAVVHGYPIDEVNPSGKTLVWEIDGDRMESYTITPEYFGVKRCKLVPCLSAEESVERVKAVFSGKGLEEDRKFILLNSALALYLCGYDFTEARELAESTLDGSALKKLEEIACVSGSSIQ, encoded by the coding sequence ATGCTTGAGCACGTTCTCTCCTCAGAAAGGATGACGTTCGATGAGGCTTACAGGGCATTTTCCTCCCTCTTCGACGAGAACCCCTACAGAATCGCTGGCTTTCTCTCGGCCCTCGAGGTGAGGGGGTACGGGGCTGAGGAGATAGCGGGATTCGCAAGGGCGATGGTGGATCAGGCCGTCCGGCTGAACCTCGGCGAGGTGATGGACGTCGTTGGCACGGGTGGAGACGGCATGGCGACGATAAACGTGAGCACGGCCACGGCCATCATCCTCTCGCTGTTCACGAGGGTTGCGAAGCACGGAAACAGATCCGTGACGTCGAAAAGCGGTTCAGCCGACTTTCTCGAAAGGGCTGGAGTGCGGATCGTGCTCGATCCGGGTGAGGTGAGGCGAATGATCGAGAAAACGAACTTCACGTTCCTCTTCGCACCCCTCTACCACCCCTCTCTTTCGAGGGTGATGCCCGTCAGAAAGAGTCTGGGGATAAGGACAGTGTTCAACATCCTCGGCCCCCTCGCAAACCCTGCGAGACCGCGGAGGATTCTGCTTGGTGTGAGTGATGAAAGGATTGCTGAGAAGATTGCCGTAGCGTTGAGCATGCTCGGCGTTGAGAGGGCAGCGGTTGTGCATGGCTATCCCATCGATGAGGTCAATCCGTCGGGCAAAACTCTCGTGTGGGAGATTGACGGTGACAGGATGGAGAGCTACACCATAACTCCCGAGTACTTTGGCGTAAAGAGATGCAAACTTGTCCCATGCCTCTCTGCTGAGGAGAGTGTGGAGAGGGTCAAAGCAGTATTCTCCGGGAAAGGGCTGGAGGAAGACAGGAAATTCATCCTGCTCAACTCGGCTCTCGCACTCTACCTCTGCGGCTACGACTTCACCGAGGCAAGAGAGCTGGCAGAGAGCACCCTTGATGGAAGCGCCCTGAAAAAACTGGAGGAAATAGCATGCGTGTCAGGCAGCTCGATCCAGTAG